A region of Curvibacter sp. AEP1-3 DNA encodes the following proteins:
- a CDS encoding response regulator transcription factor — protein sequence MLVSKDKGLLKHWRDALKIKSAVELESFAALKQLARRNGDVIWLDLKVGDVPPWASTEWNDLLHDKQMRIVAASSYPKDEEAIAALDLGCAGYCHAFSDPETLLQVHQVTMAGHVWIGQHLMQQLIQTANRAKPSIRSTPGAWDAELTVREREVAKMAAHGASNLAIAEQCDITERTVKAHLSAVFEKLGVTDRLQLALKVHGIQ from the coding sequence TTGCTGGTTAGCAAAGACAAAGGGTTATTGAAGCACTGGCGGGACGCGCTAAAGATCAAGTCCGCTGTTGAGCTGGAAAGTTTTGCAGCTCTCAAGCAGCTAGCCCGGAGAAATGGCGACGTCATTTGGTTGGATCTGAAGGTGGGTGATGTACCCCCATGGGCCTCGACTGAATGGAACGATCTTTTGCATGACAAGCAAATGCGCATTGTGGCCGCAAGCTCATACCCGAAAGATGAAGAAGCGATAGCAGCCTTGGACCTTGGATGCGCAGGTTATTGCCATGCATTTTCGGATCCGGAGACGCTCCTGCAGGTCCACCAGGTCACCATGGCCGGCCACGTCTGGATAGGCCAGCATTTGATGCAGCAATTGATCCAAACGGCAAACCGCGCGAAACCTTCAATACGTTCCACGCCGGGGGCTTGGGATGCTGAACTCACCGTCCGGGAACGCGAAGTCGCCAAAATGGCAGCCCATGGCGCATCGAACTTGGCTATAGCAGAGCAATGCGACATTACTGAACGCACCGTCAAGGCGCATTTAAGTGCCGTGTTCGAAAAGCTAGGGGTCACAGACCGACTGCAGCTTGCCTTGAAAGTGCACGGAATTCAGTAA